The following coding sequences are from one Oncorhynchus nerka isolate Pitt River linkage group LG6, Oner_Uvic_2.0, whole genome shotgun sequence window:
- the LOC115119950 gene encoding pleckstrin homology-like domain family B member 2: protein MNSMLPLKTPVSPLGYSTDYLKFSSDYRHGEVGGASSARGMRSASELRDLMDTLQRKKMALETSLRANGDASPSYISMTQSPPTTSVTSPTSMWSAYQEQARRFYGSDRPPLSGKAAAPRSPSWRSDPPSSRTSMIRKQSYQSQDSLLISPGNGRRPLNPNSSPLLSMRNCGGSSNSVAGGDSLFSPPPSSLFPTSGAASMPSSPRLGLRSHGNHEPVSSNRTRKYSAGSIGGIMESHNCSLPRLCPSSSPHSHDNGALALFSLPLTSNPLRNSSHNNSQNHTTNNNYNHNQMTNFTYSQAQNMNRNQGEGVESISLSIPESPTQAPPDVTSPSLSGGSSSPGVAKILSFTSTSSTSSLQEPKRSASRGASPGLELFLGERQREHRGGRLEPGLGLEERRQSFGKGGVGLGAGLTPPGGFRVRSGSISSLSGKEELTDYHHRQRDERLREQEVERLELQRLETILSLCSELGRSEQDREKSVGSSPGTGAGLADLQKINRELEKLQVSDDKEPVSVFFDLTVNGNGTASENNYYGNDQERQVGLRWSRDPPDNRAESPVVTLRSSASSPTPHLPRTNQALAEEGGRRRKEVTRVEEERIQVLNNMDKLEQKIKELDNQMDESLREVEMEGALVQAEQDAELSALQQESDAVETLNTKMADMEQQAPDQKPQDSEVLEAETKRFKDLEDQQMERESRHNEEKETSTQHLLREIVDYQLSTVTRKGRLVTLKKQADLITQQAQREKDSFLKERTNLQMMLQREKENHASLERKYADLTGGRHFPLSPISLKEVQHFRWLEERKRLVKEGGAHPSDTLPRKQTTVTPQFSCVTLGHSMLNKSRQPPVQSCSCVSILPRAMSVSSNTDTHRLHKGQATRSNMHLDSGNGQTYDTMSMDSLDSMDTSISVCSPDNVSCASTSNVTRLEEMEHLLRQAQEEKNRLIEHKEQEMESRKQALEEERRREHLEKRLQEETNRRQKLVDREVKLREKQRAQSRPLTRYLPVRKDDFDLRAHIESAGHSAETCFHLSLTEKICRGFLVKMGRKIKTWKKHWFVFDRNRRTLSYFSDKHEAKLKGVIYFQAIEEVYYDHLKKAHKSPNPCLTFSVKTHDRIYYMLAPAPEAMRIWIDVIVTGAEGYTQFMV from the exons tctccacCCACCACGTCTGTGACCTCACCCACCTCGATGTGGTCAGCCTATCAGGAACAGGCTAGGCGCTTCTACGGCTCTGATCGTCCTCCTCTCTCTGGCAAAGCTGCCGCTCCTCGCTCCCCCTCTTGGCGCTCTGACCCCCCTTCCTCCCGAACCTCCATGATCCGGAAACAATCATACCAATCACAGGACAGCCTGCTCATCTCCCCTGGCAATGGGCGACGCCCACTAAACCCAAACTCCTCCCCCCTGTTGTCGATGCGGAACTGTGGAGGTTCCTCTAACTCAGTGGCCGGTGGTGAtagcctcttctctcctccaccctcatcCCTCTTTCCAACTAGTGGAGCAGCCAGCATGCCCTCCAGTCCCCGCCTGGGACTACGAAGCCACGGCAACCATGAGCCGGTGTCTAGCAACCGAACCAGGAAGTACTCTGCAGGGTCTATAGGCGGCATAATGGAAAGTCACAACTGCTCACTGCCCCGCCTCTGCCCCTCATCATCACCTCATTCCCATGACAACGGAGCCCTGGCCCTGTTTTCCCTCCCCCTAACCTCTAATCCTCTACGCAACTCCTCTCACAACAATAGCCAAAACCACACCACAAACaacaactacaaccataaccaaaTGACTAACTTCACCTACAGCCAGGCCCAAAACATGAACCGGAACCAAGGAGAGGGGGTggaatccatctctctctccatccctgagTCTCCCACCCAGGCCCCTCCAGACGTGACCTCACCGTCCCTATCAGGGGGCTCTTCAAGCCCCGGTGTGGCCAAGATACTCAGCTTCACCTCCACCAGCTCCACCTCCAGCCTTCAGGAGCCAAAGAGGTCAGCCAGCCGAGGAGCCTCCCCTGGACTAGAGCTCTTTctgggggagaggcagagagagcacaGGGGGGGAAGACTGGAGCCTGGGCTAGGATTAGAGGAACGAAGGCAGTCATTTGGAAAGGGAGGGGTGGGGCTGGGGGCGGGGTTGACCCCACCAGGGGGGTTCAGGGTGAGGAGTGGCAGTATCAGCTCCCTGAGTGGGAAGGAAGAACTGACTGACTACCACCATCGCCAGAGAGACGAGAGACTACGAGAACAGGAAGTGGAGAGACTg GAACTCCAGCGGCTGGAGACCatcctgtctttgtgttcagaGCTGGGGAGATCGGAGCAGGACAGGGAGAAGAGTGTTGGTTCTAGTCCAGGTACCGGTGCCGGTCTAGCCGATCTCCAAAAGATCAACCGGGAACTAGAGAAGCTCCAGGTCTCTGACGACAAAGAGCCAGTATCAGTCTTCTTCGACTTAACCGTTAACGGAAATGGTACCGCCTCGGAAAATAATTATTATGGTAATGACCAGGAGCGTCAGGTCGGACTGCGATGGAGCAGAGATCCCCCCGACAACAGGGCGGAATCACCCGTCGTCACTCTACGAAGCTCTGCCTCCTCGCCCACCCCGCATCTACCGAGGACCAATCAG GCGCTGGCGGAGGAGGGGGGACGGCGGAGGAAGGAAGTGACccgtgtggaggaggagaggatccaGGTGCTCAACAACATGGACAAGCTGGAACAGAAGATCAAAGAACTGGACAACCAGATGGACGAATCACTCAGAGAA gtggagatggagggtgcCCTGGTGCAGGCTGAGCAGGATGCAGAGCTATCAGCTCTGCAGCAGGAGAGCGATGCTGTGGAGACACTCAACACCAAGATGGCCGACATGGAACAACAGGCACCGGACCAGAAGCCtcag gactcTGAGGTGCTGGAGGCTGAGACGAAGCGTTTTAAGGACCTGGAGGAccagcagatggagagagagagtcggcaTAATGAGGAGAAGGAGACAAGCACACAACACCTTCTCAGAGAGATCGTTGACTATCAACTCAGCACCGTCACACGCAag GGGAGGCTGGTGACCCTGAAGAAGCAGGCGGACCTGATTACCCAGCAGGCTCAGCGAGAGAAGGATAGCTTTCTGAAGGAGAGGACCAACCTGCAGATGATGCTGCAGAGG gAGAAAGAGAACCATGCCTCTCTGGAGAGGAAGTATGCTGACCTCACAGGTGGGCGGCACTTCCCTCTCAGTCCTATCAGTCTCAAGGAG GTTCAGCACTTCCGTTggctggaggagaggaagaggttaGTGAAAGAAGGCGGGGCCCACCCGAGTGACACGTTACCCAGGAAGCAGACCACTGTCACCCCTCAGTTCAGCTGTGTTACACTGGGACACAGCATGCTTAACaag TCCCGGCAGCCCCCGGTGCAGAGTTGTAGCTGTGTCAGTATTCTACCAAGGGCCATGTCTGTCTCCAGCAATACAGATACACACCGTCTGCACAagg GTCAGGCCACCCGGTCCAACATGCACCTGGACAGTGGCAACGGCCAGACCTACGACACCATGAGCATGGACAGCTTGGACTCCATGGACACCAGCATCTCTGTCTGCTCACCTGACAACGTCTCCTG tgCCAGCACATCTAATGTGACCAGACTGGAGGAGATGGAGCATCTACTGAGACAGGCCCAGGAAGAGAAGAACCGCCTCATAGaacacaag GAGCAAGAGATGGAGTCGCGCAAACAGgctctggaggaggagaggaggagggagcatCTGGAGAAACGACTGCAGGAGGAGACCAACAGACGACAGAAACTCGTCGACAGGGAGGTGAAACTACGGGAGAAACAGAGAGCACAG TCCCGTCCTCTGACGCGTTACCTGCCGGTGCGTAAAGATGATTTTGACCTGAGGGCCCATATAGAGTCAGCGGGCCACAGCGCTGAGACCTGTTTCCACCTGTCCCTCACGGAGAAGATCTGTCGAGGATTCCTGGTCAAGATGGGGAGAAAGATCAAGACCTGGAAGAAACACTGGTTCGTCTTCGACCGCAACCGGCGAACACTCTCCTATTTCTCAG ACAAGCACGAGGCCAAGCTGAAAGGGGTCATCTATTTTCAAGCCATAGAAGAAGTTTACTACGACCACTTAAAGAAGGCACACAAG agtcctAACCCGTGTCTGACGTTCAGTGTGAAGACTCATGACAGGATCTACTACATGCTGGCCCCCGCTCCTGAGGCCATGAGGATCTGGATAGACGTTATCGTCACCGGGGCCGAGGGATACACTCAGTTCATGGTGTAG